In Microbacterium maritypicum, the following are encoded in one genomic region:
- a CDS encoding ParA family protein, with protein sequence MGPTGRPYHGFAIPEPLKSHGPARIIALCNQKGGVGKTTTSINLAAALAEYGRKVLAVDFDPQGALSAGLGIPTHDVPTIYDLLLDTKRDAHDAIVHSSVEGLDVMPANIDLSAAEVHLVNEVARETILARVLRQVAGEYDVILIDCQPSLGILTVNALTAAHGVIIPLECEFFALRGVALLIETIDKVRDRLNPSITMDGLLATMYDPRTLHSREVLERVVEAFGDDVLETVIGRTVKFPDASVSGVPITEFAPEHAAAQAYLRLARELVARGAVA encoded by the coding sequence ATGGGACCCACCGGCCGTCCGTATCACGGGTTCGCGATCCCGGAACCGCTGAAGTCCCACGGCCCTGCACGCATCATCGCGCTGTGCAATCAGAAGGGCGGCGTCGGCAAGACGACGACCTCCATCAACCTGGCCGCAGCTCTCGCGGAGTACGGCCGGAAGGTGCTCGCCGTCGACTTCGACCCGCAGGGCGCACTGTCCGCCGGTCTCGGCATCCCGACGCACGACGTGCCGACGATCTACGACCTCCTGCTCGACACGAAGCGCGACGCGCATGACGCGATCGTGCACTCCAGCGTCGAGGGCCTCGACGTGATGCCCGCGAACATCGACCTGTCGGCCGCCGAGGTGCACCTCGTCAACGAGGTCGCCCGCGAGACGATCCTCGCCCGGGTCCTGCGCCAGGTCGCGGGGGAGTACGACGTCATCCTCATCGACTGCCAGCCCTCGCTCGGCATCCTCACGGTCAACGCCCTCACCGCCGCACACGGCGTGATCATCCCGCTCGAGTGCGAGTTCTTCGCCCTGCGCGGTGTGGCCCTGCTCATCGAGACGATCGACAAGGTGCGCGACCGGTTGAACCCCTCCATCACGATGGACGGCCTGCTGGCGACGATGTACGACCCGCGCACGCTGCACTCCCGCGAGGTCCTCGAGCGCGTGGTCGAGGCCTTCGGAGACGATGTGCTGGAGACCGTGATCGGCCGTACCGTGAAGTTCCCCGACGCCTCGGTGTCGGGTGTGCCCATCACCGAGTTCGCCCCCGAGCACGCGGCCGCTCAGGCATACCTGCGGCTGGCGCGGGAGCTGGTCGCCCGTGGCGCTGTCGCCTAG
- a CDS encoding ScpA family protein gives MALSPSEESVDATLEESAEDTVVSEPGFRVSLSNFDGPFDLLLNLISKHEMDITEVSLSAVTNEFIAYLGQLENEEELDQASEFLVVAATLLDMKVAGLLPQGELVDAEAVALLEARDLLFARLLQYRAFKEVSAWFSRCLQREDRRHVRAARLDEKHRKQTPELVWSLTVDDFAALALLAFAPKEIPHVGLDHLHAPLVSIREQAAIVVTLLRGTESLSFRELVSGVSEPGIVVARFISVLELYRHAALSFEQLEPLGELTLRWAADSWSDETLATLGADYDR, from the coding sequence GTGGCGCTGTCGCCTAGCGAGGAGTCCGTCGACGCGACGCTCGAGGAGAGCGCGGAAGATACGGTCGTGTCCGAGCCGGGCTTCCGGGTCTCGCTGTCCAACTTCGACGGCCCGTTCGATCTGCTCCTGAACCTCATCTCGAAGCACGAGATGGACATCACCGAGGTCTCGCTGAGCGCGGTCACGAACGAGTTCATCGCCTACCTCGGTCAGCTCGAGAACGAGGAGGAGCTGGACCAGGCGTCCGAGTTCCTCGTGGTCGCGGCGACGCTCCTCGACATGAAGGTGGCCGGGCTTCTCCCGCAGGGCGAATTGGTGGATGCCGAGGCCGTCGCGCTGCTGGAGGCGCGCGACCTGCTGTTCGCGCGGCTGCTGCAGTACCGGGCCTTCAAGGAGGTCTCGGCGTGGTTCTCCCGCTGTCTGCAGCGTGAGGACCGTCGGCACGTGCGCGCGGCACGCCTCGACGAGAAGCACCGCAAGCAGACGCCCGAGCTCGTGTGGTCCTTGACCGTCGACGACTTCGCGGCACTCGCGCTCTTGGCCTTCGCGCCCAAGGAGATCCCGCACGTCGGCCTCGATCATCTGCACGCGCCGCTGGTCAGCATCCGCGAGCAGGCGGCGATCGTCGTCACGTTGCTGCGCGGCACGGAGTCGCTGAGCTTCCGCGAGCTCGTCTCGGGGGTGAGCGAGCCCGGCATCGTCGTCGCGCGCTTCATCTCGGTGCTGGAGCTGTACCGCCACGCGGCCCTGTCCTTCGAACAACTGGAACCGCTCGGTGAGCTCACGCTGCGCTGGGCAGCCGACTCCTGGTCGGACGAGACTCTTGCGACCCTGGGGGCCGACTATGACCGATGA
- the scpB gene encoding SMC-Scp complex subunit ScpB, producing MTDDMTETVDEVTEATEATEIPLSERIEAILLIVDEPLGLVALAAAVGSPVPAVRQTLETLVDDYDGKGKGPRRGFELREVGGGWRLYVREDLDSLVAEFVGGQAPARLSQAALETLAVIAYKQPVTRSQVASIRAVNVDSVVRTLLARGLITELFADSETGAINYGTTDALLQHLGINSLDELPPISPLLDDGADGFDEGTIR from the coding sequence ATGACCGATGACATGACCGAGACCGTGGACGAGGTGACCGAGGCGACCGAGGCGACCGAGATCCCGCTGTCCGAGCGCATCGAGGCCATCCTCCTCATCGTCGACGAGCCGCTCGGGCTGGTGGCGCTGGCCGCCGCGGTCGGATCCCCGGTGCCCGCCGTGCGGCAGACGCTCGAGACGCTGGTCGACGACTACGACGGGAAGGGCAAGGGCCCGCGCCGTGGTTTCGAGCTCCGCGAGGTCGGCGGCGGCTGGCGTCTCTATGTGCGCGAGGACCTCGATTCGCTGGTCGCCGAGTTCGTCGGCGGACAGGCCCCGGCTCGACTCTCGCAGGCGGCGCTCGAGACGTTGGCGGTCATCGCGTACAAGCAGCCGGTGACGCGCAGTCAGGTCGCCTCCATCCGTGCGGTGAACGTGGACTCCGTCGTGCGCACCCTCCTCGCCCGTGGTCTCATCACCGAGCTGTTCGCCGACTCCGAGACCGGCGCGATCAACTACGGCACCACCGACGCACTCCTGCAGCACCTGGGCATCAACTCGCTGGACGAGCTGCCCCCGATCTCCCCTCTGCTCGATGACGGTGCAGACGGTTTCGACGAAGGGACCATCCGATGA
- a CDS encoding pseudouridine synthase: MSGFEASTDSEGAPEGIRLQKVLAGAGVASRRVVEQYITEGRIRVNGIVVSELGRRIDPEHDLVDVDGTAVQLDVSKRYVMLNKPTGVVSSMKDENGRPDLRRFTEDYEERLYNVGRLDAETSGLLILTNDGALAHVLAHPSFGVTKVYIAKVEGTVLAQTISKLTKGIELEDGPIAADKARLLDTSRGSSLVELTLHSGRNRIVRRMLAAVGHPVTELVRRQFGPLHLGTLPAGKTRELTKIELGALLTLSRRDSGVAEAPGEQENE; this comes from the coding sequence ATGAGCGGCTTCGAGGCCTCCACCGACTCCGAGGGCGCCCCCGAGGGCATCCGTCTGCAGAAGGTGCTCGCCGGCGCCGGGGTGGCTTCGCGCCGCGTCGTCGAGCAGTACATCACCGAGGGGCGCATCCGCGTCAACGGCATCGTCGTCTCGGAGCTCGGCCGGCGCATCGACCCGGAGCACGACCTCGTCGACGTCGACGGCACCGCCGTGCAGCTGGACGTCTCCAAGCGCTACGTCATGCTCAACAAGCCCACCGGCGTCGTCAGCAGCATGAAGGACGAGAACGGTCGTCCCGACCTCCGTCGCTTCACCGAAGACTACGAGGAGCGTCTCTACAACGTGGGCCGCCTCGACGCGGAGACCAGCGGTCTGCTGATCCTCACCAACGACGGCGCGCTCGCGCACGTGCTCGCCCACCCGTCCTTCGGGGTGACCAAGGTCTACATCGCCAAGGTCGAGGGCACGGTGCTGGCCCAGACGATCTCGAAGCTCACGAAGGGCATCGAGCTCGAGGACGGTCCGATCGCGGCCGACAAGGCGCGCCTGCTGGACACCTCGCGCGGGTCGAGCCTGGTCGAGCTGACGCTGCACTCCGGACGCAACCGCATCGTGCGCCGGATGCTCGCCGCGGTCGGCCACCCGGTCACCGAACTGGTGCGTCGGCAGTTCGGACCGCTCCACCTGGGAACCCTCCCGGCCGGGAAGACGCGGGAACTGACTAAAATCGAACTCGGCGCGCTTTTGACCTTGTCGCGCCGTGATTCCGGTGTCGCCGAGGCGCCAGGCGAGCAGGAGAACGAATGA
- a CDS encoding prephenate dehydrogenase produces the protein MTDTTSAPTARRAGAVAPRLSGTVRVVGAGLLGASVGHALRSKGIDVVLTDASPAQLRLAVDYGAGRLAADEDEPALIVVAVPPDVTADVIQAELERFPEAVVTDVASVKLEPFRTLQARGVDLTRYIGSHPLAGRERGGAISARADLFVGRPWVVCRDEDTKAADLALVEALALDVGAMPLEMTPEEHDRSVALTSHVPQVVASLLAGRLADAEEGALRLAGQGVRDTTRIAASAPELWVQILGANAGPVVEILDALAGDLADVAAALREPGAPGARRIVAETIRQGNDGVDRLPGKHGQNQRFESLIVMIDDTAGQLGRLFGELGELGVNVEDLRLEHSPGAQFGLAEISVDPAALHGAITGLQERGWRIAGNTND, from the coding sequence ATGACCGATACGACGAGTGCGCCCACGGCGCGGAGGGCAGGCGCCGTCGCGCCGCGGCTCTCCGGCACCGTCCGCGTCGTCGGTGCCGGCCTGCTCGGGGCGAGCGTCGGACATGCGCTCCGGTCGAAGGGCATCGACGTCGTGCTGACGGATGCCTCGCCCGCGCAGCTCCGCCTCGCGGTCGACTACGGCGCCGGTCGCCTCGCCGCCGACGAAGACGAGCCCGCCCTGATCGTGGTGGCCGTGCCGCCCGACGTCACCGCCGACGTGATCCAGGCCGAACTCGAACGCTTCCCGGAGGCCGTCGTCACCGACGTCGCCAGCGTGAAGCTCGAGCCGTTCCGCACGCTGCAGGCACGCGGCGTCGACCTCACCCGCTACATCGGCTCGCATCCGCTCGCCGGGCGCGAGCGCGGGGGAGCGATCTCGGCGCGCGCCGACCTGTTCGTCGGTCGCCCCTGGGTCGTGTGCCGTGACGAAGACACGAAGGCCGCCGATCTCGCCCTGGTCGAAGCCCTCGCGCTCGACGTGGGGGCCATGCCGCTCGAGATGACGCCGGAGGAGCACGACCGCTCCGTCGCGCTCACCTCCCACGTGCCGCAGGTGGTGGCGAGCCTGCTCGCCGGCCGTCTCGCGGATGCCGAGGAGGGCGCTCTGCGCCTCGCCGGCCAGGGAGTGCGCGACACCACACGCATCGCCGCCTCCGCCCCCGAGCTCTGGGTGCAGATCCTCGGCGCCAACGCCGGTCCCGTCGTCGAGATCCTCGACGCTCTCGCGGGCGATCTCGCCGATGTCGCCGCCGCGCTGCGTGAGCCGGGCGCTCCCGGTGCCCGGCGCATCGTCGCGGAGACGATCCGTCAGGGGAACGACGGCGTCGACCGTCTTCCCGGAAAGCACGGACAGAACCAGCGCTTCGAGTCGCTCATCGTCATGATCGACGACACCGCCGGTCAGCTGGGTCGCTTGTTCGGCGAGCTCGGAGAACTCGGTGTGAACGTCGAGGACCTCCGACTCGAGCACTCGCCCGGGGCCCAGTTCGGCCTGGCCGAGATCAGCGTCGACCCCGCTGCACTGCACG